One Micromonospora sp. FIMYZ51 genomic window carries:
- a CDS encoding transcriptional regulator: MLTAVPHSSTPGLLVLHAVRVAGMADDLAVARRTGLDQHTVSELLEDDEAYGWVTRVGFAGTNGWTLTERGRDEDARGLAEELDRSGARPAVERAHRRFESLNGRLVRACTDWQLRPSPTDRLAANDHTDPEWDARVLAELATLAAELRPLVGGLCTVLSRFGGYDERFAAALARARAGDTRWVAGVGMASCHAVWMELHEDLLSTLGIARDGIR, translated from the coding sequence ATGCTCACTGCCGTGCCGCACTCCTCGACGCCGGGTCTGCTCGTCCTGCACGCCGTTCGGGTGGCCGGGATGGCCGACGACCTGGCGGTCGCCCGGCGTACCGGCCTCGACCAGCACACCGTCTCCGAGTTGCTGGAGGACGACGAGGCGTACGGCTGGGTGACCCGGGTCGGATTCGCCGGCACCAACGGCTGGACGCTCACCGAGCGGGGCCGCGACGAGGACGCCCGCGGTCTGGCCGAGGAACTGGACCGCAGCGGGGCGCGGCCCGCCGTCGAGCGGGCGCACCGGCGGTTCGAGTCGCTCAACGGACGCCTGGTGAGAGCGTGCACCGACTGGCAGTTGCGGCCCAGCCCGACCGACCGGCTGGCGGCCAACGACCACACCGATCCGGAGTGGGACGCCCGGGTGCTGGCCGAACTCGCCACCCTGGCCGCCGAGTTGCGGCCGTTGGTCGGCGGTCTGTGCACAGTGCTGTCCCGCTTCGGCGGCTACGACGAGCGGTTCGCTGCCGCCCTGGCCCGTGCCCGGGCGGGGGACACCCGGTGGGTGGCCGGCGTCGGGATGGCCTCCTGCCACGCCGTCTGGATGGAGCTGCACGAGGATCTGCTCTCGACCCTCGGCATCGCTCGCGACGGAATCCGCTAG
- a CDS encoding histidine phosphatase family protein, with the protein MATRHLYLARHGAADVFGELTDVGYRQARLLGERLAGLPIDTVWHSPLPRAAASARELARQLPDVPAAEAAELVDHVPYVPSAAERPSSWAGVFDRCDEAETASGRRLAKALVTRFARAPEPGQPDSYEVLVTHAYQIAWLVRDALAAPPARWLSLGSANTGLTMIEYRTGRAPVVMMFNDLSHLPADLRWTGFPAAARP; encoded by the coding sequence GTGGCGACCCGACATCTCTATCTGGCCCGGCACGGCGCGGCCGACGTGTTCGGCGAACTGACCGACGTCGGGTACCGGCAGGCGCGGCTGCTGGGCGAACGACTCGCCGGCCTGCCGATCGACACCGTCTGGCACTCGCCGCTGCCGCGCGCCGCGGCCAGCGCCCGGGAACTGGCCCGGCAGCTGCCCGACGTGCCTGCCGCCGAGGCCGCCGAACTCGTCGACCACGTGCCGTACGTGCCCAGCGCGGCCGAGCGGCCCAGCTCCTGGGCCGGTGTCTTCGACCGCTGCGACGAGGCCGAGACGGCTTCGGGTCGCCGCCTCGCGAAGGCGCTGGTGACCCGGTTCGCGCGGGCACCCGAGCCGGGGCAGCCGGACAGCTACGAGGTCCTGGTGACGCACGCGTACCAGATCGCCTGGCTGGTCCGCGACGCGCTGGCGGCGCCGCCCGCGCGCTGGCTCAGCCTGGGCAGCGCCAACACCGGCCTGACGATGATCGAGTACCGCACCGGCCGGGCGCCCGTCGTGATGATGTTCAACGACCTGAGTCACCTGCCGGCCGACCTGCGTTGGACCGGATTTCCGGCCGCCGCCCGTCCCTGA
- a CDS encoding helix-turn-helix domain-containing protein yields the protein MAAGARRGPYICGIDAAMDVVSGKWKSLILWELHNHGARRFGELRRGLPGVSEKMLIQHLREMEEDGLVHREIYREVPPRVEYSLTEHGRSLNAALGALGDWGTARRARLADDGTLVST from the coding sequence ATGGCAGCGGGCGCGCGGCGCGGGCCGTACATCTGCGGCATCGACGCCGCCATGGACGTGGTGTCGGGCAAGTGGAAGTCGCTCATCCTGTGGGAGCTGCACAACCACGGCGCCCGCCGCTTCGGTGAGCTACGGCGTGGCCTGCCCGGTGTCAGCGAGAAGATGCTCATCCAGCACCTGCGCGAGATGGAGGAGGACGGGCTGGTCCACCGCGAGATCTACCGCGAGGTGCCGCCCCGGGTCGAGTACTCCCTCACCGAGCACGGCAGGTCACTCAACGCGGCCCTCGGCGCGCTTGGCGACTGGGGCACGGCACGCCGCGCGCGGCTCGCCGACGACGGCACCCTCGTGTCCACATAG
- a CDS encoding NAD(P)-binding domain-containing protein yields MTSSTFLGLGAMGTALATAALDTDNTGVTDGTGGTGVNGGTGNTGRTVTVWNRSAGRAGQLRERGAVVAGSIEEAVAGDGVIVACLLDHRSVHDVLDPVAARLAGRTLVNLTTTTPNQARELATWALAHDIDYLDGAIMAVPAMIGAPGSVILYSGSTTAFDTYRPLLDCWGESSHLGADAGLAALLDLAMLSGMYTMFAGFTHGAAMVGADGVSATEFASRAAPFLAAMTGALADAAAVIDARDYSGEDQQSLEFTQSALDTITQASLDQAVPADVLRPIRDLVRRQIAAGHGKQGADRIFEELRSVR; encoded by the coding sequence ATGACCAGCAGCACGTTTCTCGGGCTGGGCGCGATGGGCACTGCGCTCGCGACCGCCGCGCTCGACACCGACAACACCGGCGTCACCGACGGCACCGGCGGCACCGGCGTCAACGGCGGCACCGGCAACACCGGCAGGACTGTCACGGTGTGGAACCGCAGCGCGGGCCGGGCCGGGCAGCTGCGCGAACGAGGCGCCGTCGTCGCCGGCAGCATCGAGGAGGCGGTGGCCGGCGACGGGGTGATCGTCGCCTGCCTGCTCGATCACCGGTCGGTGCACGACGTCCTCGATCCGGTCGCCGCGCGCCTCGCCGGCCGCACCCTCGTCAACCTGACCACCACGACGCCGAACCAGGCCCGCGAACTCGCCACCTGGGCCCTCGCCCACGACATCGACTACCTCGACGGCGCGATCATGGCGGTGCCGGCGATGATCGGTGCGCCCGGATCCGTGATCCTCTACAGCGGCTCGACCACCGCCTTCGACACGTACCGGCCGCTGCTGGACTGCTGGGGGGAGAGCAGCCACCTCGGCGCCGACGCCGGCCTGGCCGCCCTGCTCGACCTGGCGATGCTCTCCGGGATGTACACGATGTTCGCCGGCTTCACCCACGGCGCGGCGATGGTCGGCGCGGACGGTGTCTCCGCCACGGAGTTCGCCAGCCGCGCCGCGCCGTTCCTCGCCGCCATGACCGGTGCGTTGGCCGACGCCGCCGCCGTCATCGACGCCCGCGACTACTCGGGCGAGGACCAACAGAGCCTGGAGTTCACCCAGAGCGCACTCGACACGATCACCCAGGCGAGCCTCGACCAGGCGGTGCCTGCCGACGTGTTGCGCCCGATCCGCGACCTGGTCCGCCGGCAGATCGCCGCCGGGCACGGCAAGCAGGGCGCCGACCGCATCTTCGAGGAACTGAGGAGCGTCCGATGA
- a CDS encoding NAD(P)-binding domain-containing protein encodes MSTESSPVTVIGLGPMGRAMAATLIAAGHPVTLWNRTPSRARDLVAAGATLAPTPSAAVAASELTILSLTDYPAMYDILEPAVADPAYRDLLTGKVVVNLSSDTPEASRAAAAWAAQRGASFLTGGAMVPAPMIGTPHAYVFYSGPGEAFTGCEAVLRLIGEPRYLGTDPGLAQLFYQAYLDVFLSTLSGLLHATALITSAGVPATEFLPGALALVSGVPDMIGGAEQLARQVETGEHPGDLSTALMMGATAEHILRSSEQAGIDLELPRAVKSHYDRAIAAGHGSSDWTALYEVLKAYG; translated from the coding sequence ATGAGCACCGAGTCGAGCCCGGTGACCGTGATCGGCCTCGGGCCGATGGGCCGTGCGATGGCCGCCACGCTTATCGCGGCCGGTCATCCCGTCACGCTGTGGAACCGTACGCCGAGCCGCGCCCGGGACCTCGTCGCGGCGGGCGCCACGCTGGCACCCACCCCGTCGGCGGCCGTCGCCGCCAGCGAACTGACCATCCTCAGCCTCACGGACTATCCCGCGATGTACGACATCCTCGAACCGGCGGTGGCCGATCCCGCGTACCGGGACCTGCTGACCGGCAAGGTGGTCGTCAATCTCAGCTCCGACACGCCCGAGGCGTCCCGGGCCGCCGCGGCCTGGGCCGCGCAACGCGGGGCCAGCTTCTTGACCGGCGGGGCGATGGTGCCCGCGCCCATGATCGGCACCCCGCATGCGTACGTGTTCTACAGCGGGCCCGGCGAGGCGTTCACCGGGTGCGAGGCCGTGTTGCGGCTGATCGGCGAGCCGAGGTACCTCGGCACCGATCCAGGGTTGGCGCAGCTGTTCTACCAGGCGTACCTGGACGTTTTCCTCAGCACGCTGTCGGGCCTGCTACACGCCACCGCGCTGATCACCTCGGCCGGCGTACCGGCCACGGAGTTCCTGCCCGGGGCGCTTGCCCTCGTCAGCGGCGTCCCGGACATGATCGGCGGTGCCGAGCAGCTCGCCCGGCAGGTCGAGACGGGCGAGCATCCCGGCGACCTGAGCACCGCGCTGATGATGGGTGCCACCGCCGAGCACATCCTGCGCTCCAGCGAGCAGGCCGGCATCGACCTCGAACTACCCAGGGCGGTGAAGTCACACTACGACCGGGCGATCGCCGCCGGCCACGGTAGCAGCGACTGGACCGCCCTGTACGAGGTGCTCAAGGCGTACGGCTGA